The window CTGAAGCGCGTTATTTGTCTGAATTGAAACCAGCAGAGCTGCAGGAGGGACAGGATTACATGTAGAGAATCTTGAAGGAAGACCCCTACCAAAAAGTGGACAGTGAAGTTGAAACTGACAAATGAATGCAAACAAACTTATCTTAATTTACTCTGTAAATCCAAATTTGTATGTTCCCACATGAAATGAAGAAATATCTATTCGTTTGaagcttgttcttcttcctctttctaaTAAAGTGTTCTTATATTAACTCTGTGTTCAAGGAAAATGTGAGGTCGATACCATCTGACCTTAAAATTGTTAATCTACATGTATCTACATTCATGTTTGTGGAACTAACAAAGCAACAGGGATTCGAATTAATCTACATGTATCTATTCTACGTAAGATCTTAGAATTCTTAACATTGTAAATTATAAAGTAGAATCTTAATATACTAGTCATTCATGTTTATGGAACCAACAAAGTAGGGACAACTAGAATCGGTTCATATTTGTGTGTACGATAATCTTAACACTCacggggcgtttgttgcgcctgACTAtgtcggactggattagcttcaaggactaagctggactgacttATACTAGACTAAACTgaactaacttagtgaagcgtttggtgcagtattggactaagaagctagataataacaaattctaatattatattatttaatatataaattattaatattttattatgatcttatctttttctccatcttttcctaccatttccgtcccactcttttcctcctctctcatcgtcccaccctctccctctttttttcctcttagacctcttaattcatgtctctttctcattcctggtcaaactccttattgattccagtctctatttctctatcCTCCTTCCCTCTCTacctatgcgttgttcgaacggaacctcatggctccaattttcccgacgagttgcaggttttccgatGTGTTTTTCGACCaaccctcgttaaattggatgaagttagcaccgccaaaaaattcatcacatccctggaccgagatcttagctttgaatgctcgaatctgtcatggatttgaagaagcccaaacaggccgagacttcaaggccattttccggccacattcgaccacattttggcctcgattcaggtaaaatcgtaatcttgtcactcccagcttcaatttggtatattttatatgaaagttggttgtgaaatggatctgaaagagagtcggaaagttaatgattgatctaggtgaccggagatgacgaggattctgtcgggagtggtcgttgagcatgacgaggacgagaaagagaggatagtcttagctagtcccatggttattggggggtctcgctaagacctcttagtgaaggggtTTGTCCAtactagtcccctttagtctcattaatgttagttccagcatggaacaaacacagtattggactaataacTAGTCTAGTCCAGTtcagtccaacttagtgagggcaaacaaacgccccctcaTAGTATTATTAACTATAGATCATGATACAAACATACCAGTTATTTATGTTTGTGAAACTAACAAAGCAGGAACGACTAGAGTCAGCCCAAATCTATTTGCACAATCATCCTATTCCTATCACTCCTAATATTAGATTATAAAACATAATAGCAACGTACGAGTTATCTAGCTAGCCATCTACATGTATATTACTGAGCTACGCGCGCGTACACACAAAATAAACTATTAAACGATGGTGGGTTGTGTTGTGCAAGCACTTGGGACCGGCCAACATATACCCCTTCTTAATTTGTTGCCCTATTCATTTTGCAGGCCAAGAAAATGTCAGAATAAAACTAGCTAGCAATAAGCTATAAATAATGTTTTAATATTGGAATTGgattactaaaataataataggtTAGGGGGATAGTATAAGAATGAGGACTGTTTTCCCACAAGCATGTCTCTGCTCGAATGAATATGCAATCATCCTTATATatttaaatgatgtggttgcAGATGCACAAATCAAAGTTATAAAGGTTTTGCattatttttcctttctcttttacCCATGATGTTAAAGGGCATAATCAACTTCttatcatctctctctctctctctctctctagtgtGCTGTGTGAAATCTAGCTCTCTTTTCACTTCGTTGCTTTATTTCTACTTTTCATGGGAAGGGAAAGGTGGGGTTATTTGAAtaaaaagaaacttaaaaaGCTTACAAAATGCAATTTAATTTGTAATGGTGACGTTATTTATACACACAAAATTGACATCCTAGTTAGCTAGTTGGCAGCCTGAAACATTTTGAATATATAGGTGAAATCATACATGTGTATTGTTAAAGTGTCGGTTTTGTATGTTCAAATATTGATTTTAAAAAGAtggataaaattaaattattaaacaagTAATTTGAGGGACTGGGAAgagaacaaaggaaaagacagaaAGTGCACGTCAGAACAAGCCTGTGGTTGGGCTGTGGTGGTGGATGGGTGGAGAGCTCCAAAGGGAATCCCTTCtcatccctccctctctctctctctctctctctctctctcttcttctctttctctctctctcatgcaaGACATACACATGTCTTACAATTAAGCTTTCTGTTTATGACACAAAATTACTTGTTCCAAATTATCATAGGGTTTTTCCTTGAATTTTTCTTGGTGTTTGTCTGCAACTCGACTCTCACCAGCAAACCGAAGTGGCTCTTGCAGACATAAATTTAATCAAGAGAAAGGTTGGTGCTAGTATTCTATGCTAGCTAGCTACTGGAAAAGTTCATGAttcttattttcctttaaaCTTAATTTATAtgtagctttttttttcttattaattctgTCTTTTGATTACTGGTTGAATTTTCTTGAAGGGTTTGAAGGTAGAGAGAAGATAAATCATGAAGGCTAGCTAGGGAAAACAGAATATTGGTGGGATTTGTGTGAAGCTGAATTCATCTGTACACAttcttttacatatatataattctttTCTGAACTAGGGTTTGCAGTCAGATCTAAATCCTGTCACAGATGTGAAAGTTGAGATCTGTTGCTCAATTCGTTCATGAAACTGTATACAAACAATTGGTGTCATCCTATCCTATAATTTAAAGTAAAGGGTGTTTTAATGATGAATAAAGGTTTGATGGTGGATGAGAATATGTCAAATCTGACTTGTGCTTCTGGTGATTTAAGTGCTTCTAACTCAAGCATCAGAAATGAGTCATCATCTGCTGGCACAGTCTACCCTCATCCCCCATCCTCAGCACAAATTCAGCAGCAGCAAGCACCGCCACCgccaaagaagaagagaaatctCCCAGGCAACCCAGGTCTCaccaaatcaaaattaattaataaccaACATCGACACAGAGAAATGATATGACTTCTGCACACCTATTTTCTCCCTTCTACACATCTTTCTGCACATCCTGTTTATTCATATCCCTTGAGAATTGTGTAATTCAAATACCAACTATGAATAAACATGAGTGTACAAGAGGATTAAAGGATGTGAGAAAATCACATCCTTCTATATACTTACATATCATGCatgttaatttaattggtttttctcgtttaattttggttttatatattaaaattttaattttgagcaGACCCGGATGCTGAAGTAATAGCCTTGTCTCCAAAATCACTGATGGCAACGAATAGATTCGTGTGTGAGATCTGCAACAAAGGGTTTCAAAGAGAGCAAAACCTTCAGCTTCATAGAAGAGGGCACAATCTGCCATGGAAGCTAAAGCAAAGGACGGGCAAGGAGGTGAGGAAGAAGGTGTATCTGTGCCCGGAACCAACATGTGTCCACCATGACCCATCAAGGGCTCTTGGGGACTTGACTGGGATCAAGAAGCACTTCTCTAGAAAGCACGGTGAGAAAAAGTGGAAATGTGAGAAATGCTCAAAGCGGTATGCAGTTCAGTCGGACTGGAAAGCTCACTCCAAAGTCTGTGGTACAAGGGAGTATAGATGTGATTGTGGAACCCTTTTCTCTAGGTAAGAGCATTATaggtaattaattattaatatagcACTACCAGAGAAAGATTATAACTACATTAACTAGTTTTTAAGAATCAACAACTTAGGATTAATATACTTTAGAATTAATATCCATGCGTGAGTTATTAATTGGTCGGGTATCAATTGATATACATTGTCATATGAATTATGAGTCACATGTTCATGAGTACCAAATACTGTAGATTAATAGTTAGTACCGAACAATCCATAACCTTGATCCTGCACAACCTTTGTGaaatgaggagagagaaaatCATATGGTAATTAGCTTTTGATGAGTTGTGTTGGGTTACATATATAAAGCGATTAGTGTAAGAACCTTTAATGTGTTTCACGCTTACACACATCTGCTACTGTCTTTTGtcttcaaaaaacaaaaagaacgaAAATACAAAAAGGTCcatatgtgagagagagagagagagagagagagagagagaggacaacACTGTTTAGGTTACTTTTTTATGGTTGGTTTTTCCTtgctctttttgttttcttgtggtttttttatttatttttatgatggGGTAACTCTACACACAGGAGGGACAGTTTCATCACACACAGAGCCTTTTGTGATGCTTTAGCACAAGAGAACAATACAAGCTCTGCAGCTGCCAGATCGGTAATGCCAGCCTCAATAAACCCACTTCTCTCCTCACTCCCCCAACTCCATAGCCATGGCCTCCAAGCTCAATCAGCTGTCAAGAGAGAACAGGATCAGCATCAGCAGCAGCTCCTTCCTCCGTGGCTTTCATTCTTGCCAGAAGGCGGCGAAGCGGCCAGCCTCCCTACTATGAACCTCTCCGCCTCGCCATTATTCTCCACTTCTTCATTCCAGCAATATTATTCTTTTggccaaaaccctaaccctagcaGCTCTTCTACTGCCCTACTCCCTGATAACTTCCAACTTCAACAAAACACCGCTTCCCCTCACATGTCAGCCACTGCCTTGCTTCAGAAGGCATCGGAAATGGGTGCGACCATCAGCAAATCCTCCCCTTCCCCATATTTTCTCAAACCACCCACCCACCAAGCTCACATTTCCAACGAAACTTCGCGTGACCAAGCAATACTATTGGATGATGGATTTGGAAACAATGAGAGTAAATCTTCACTCTTCCAtgatatgatgatgatgagtaGCTCTCATGGTTTTGGTCATGATCATCATCAAGTCTCGTCGTCGTCGTTTGGagatcatcatcatcagcagcagcagcagcaggctTTCAATGGAATTATGGTCGACGGTAATTTCGTCgagattaataataataataataatcctccaaataattataataaaccGAGAAGTACTGACAACAACAACGAGGGTTTGACGAGAGATTTCTTGGGACTTAGAGCGCCATTTTCATCAGCAGCAGCATCACATGGCGGCCATGGTGATTTATTCAGTATTAATATGGTGGGGCTCGACCATCACCACCATGTGagtacttcttcttcttctccagcTGCTTATAACAATGGACAGCAGAATGATCAGAACCAAACATCGTGGCAAGGTTAGTTTGGTCATTTTCAGCATGTAGtcattaattttccttccctgtagagagagaaagacagcAGTTGCAAACTTACCATGTCTGAGGAATTCTTGAATATTCTGGTTAATAGGCTGTTTGAATGGTGCTCCAATCTTGCACTATTCTTTTTTCTtgctttattattttgaatatttGGTCTTTTTATAATAGTTTTCtgcttttttatattttactttgCAATCAATATGGTTACAAGCCACCGACGATGATATATTCCAACTTCGAGCAAATAATTGATTGTAGTGTGATGTGGTGGTCTACAATGATACGTGAGATTATTTTTGCTCAAGATGATTTAAGATTCTGATCACGATTGAAAGCTCATTTAAAATAAGCAAAAGTGTTTAAGATCATCAAAAGTGTATTTGATCATCTTTgagaaaacaaaaagttaaaatcgTTTTTGTATTAAAATACACTTTGAAATGCATTCCAAAAGAAACACCTTCTATGTTTGTCTTCAATAAAACACTTAGAGTGTTTGTTCAAGAAGCAcatgcacatttttttttaaatgatttgcgattttgagttttttttttctttaacaaatcaagttttaagttttaaaaaatCACTTTCAAACAGACTTTTATATTTTAAAGCGTATTTCTCTGATTCACCGTTTGTATAACTATGTCAATTTTTACTATGAACTTTTTATTTTGAGCAATACCTCATTGAACTTATAAATAGCTAAATCTCTCCTTACTCCTAAATTTCCTTacatctcttttatttttccgTCCATATTTGCCATGGGGGCTAGCAAGTGAGCTACTAACAAAATGATCACGTGCTTGCCGCATGACAAAATTTAACGGAGACATGGATATGATGTAGAAAAATTAATAGTACAAAGTAAGTGGTAAAACGTTTTGGAAGTAATTGGttaaaataaaagttcaaaGTAAAAATTGAAACAGGTTACAAATTTTCAAGAATAAATCGGTGAATTACTCTATTccaaattactttaatttattaGAGGCAAATTCAAACTTGAGTGCAAATGTTATCAACTAACAAAACCCGCGTAGCTGATTGCATTAAGTGATTAAGTACTCAACTTTTAATGTATATATCCGTAATCACAACCTATACATGAACGCACACATGCACACGAATTTGTTTCAGAATGTGACCAGACAAACTATTTGATGTCTCAGAAATGATAATAATTAAAGCCTATGAAGACGCTGAGAGAAAGATTCGACAGTACAGTACTGCATCACTGAACATTGATGTGTTCATATCATATATATCAAAGCTTTTTCTTTCTGAATATGCCATATCTGAATTATATGTGGATGTTCAACGCAAAAAGTAGATGCTTTGTGCACAATGTGCAGTGCAGCTGCTCCATAGCTCTCTCGTGTTCGTTTCAATCCCGAGGCTGTGACTGAGAAAATAAAAGCAACGTAGAAACCCCACCTAGTTAGCCTCGATCATGTTCATGCTACGACTAAGTTTAATAGAAAAGCTTGATAATACTTATGCATGGTAAATATGTTCTTTTTGGAAAAGCACCCACTCATGAAGTACTTCTCAAGTGTttcttccaaaaagcactttgaAAATGCTTGGTACAGGAACAATTTCAAACGAATCCTGAAAGTTTGATATTAGTATGTCGTAGAACAAGCGAGACATACACAAGGCCACCGTTGTgggtacttttcttccttttccttccCCTTGGGCCTTGGCCTCTGGTTACTTGATGACTGATGATTTGAGTTGGGTCGACGCAATTGACCCATTTATATTGGGCCGTCAGTTCAATCACCCCTATGAGATAACATGTAGTGTCACTGTCAATCACAATTACAATTCACAAGTCACAAAAATAACCTAATGTAGATTGACCTGTGACGTTCTGGATTCTAGACTCTCATAATGTATAGTGTTAAAAGACAAGTACTTTTAATTACTTATAAATACTTTGTCCTAAGCTCGTTTTGCGTATGTGAAGTGAGAATAAAATGATCAACTTAACCCAGTTGCACTTCTTGAGCTTGTTGTTTGTTAAATTGAGAGTCATCATATTCGGCTATTGTAAATAAtgaattattataataattaactCATTATGTAACTTAACCCGgaatcttcattttgatatagtTCATAGACAATGCTTTTTGTAGGAATACTTTCCATACCTCCAAGGGTAAATTGGGGATCTAGATATCCGTCCCACCGAGGACAATATGGACAGTTTATCTCTAAGCATGCTCCTGGGACCTTCGTAATCTCTCCCTCTCCGGAAACCTTCCAAAGCTCCGCGCTTTCCCCCgttttccttctcattttctcgCCATCAAAACACCACCGCGTGCTTACGGACCGACCCATCAACGCCTCCGGAGTTTTGAGTTAGAGAGAAAAAGGCGCGGTGGATTTAGAGGGAGGAACAATCAGACATTTTTGGCCTTCGAGCAAGAGATGGCTTTGAGGCGCCTGATCACTCAGGTCGGTTGAATCTCTCAGCTGGGGTTCCAAGTCTGTGAATTTATGCAGTTTTCAGCTTTTTATATGCGATAGAATTGTCTTCCCAGTGAAATAGTGTGTTTCTTTTAACTTGATCTCGAAAACCTTAATTCCTGTATTTTGATTGCTTAGGAATTTGGTCGTTAGGTAAATTTCTGTAACCATGTTGTTCATATTTGCGGTGTTGCGGTATACGGGTTTGTTTCGGTTCGAGTTTTATGGGTTTACACCAAGGAGATGCTTACATTGTCAAGACGTTGGAAACTAATAATTTAGATGTTAAAATATGTACCAATTGGGAACCCAATGTGAGATGGACCTTTTGAGCTCATTACGAAAATTTGGTGTTATCTGAATTTTTCGTTTTGTCTTAGTTTGTTTCTTGTATCAGCAAATGAACGGAGAGTTATTTGAAAGGTCCTTCT of the Pyrus communis chromosome 1, drPyrComm1.1, whole genome shotgun sequence genome contains:
- the LOC137741509 gene encoding protein indeterminate-domain 7-like; translation: MMNKGLMVDENMSNLTCASGDLSASNSSIRNESSSAGTVYPHPPSSAQIQQQQAPPPPKKKRNLPGNPDPDAEVIALSPKSLMATNRFVCEICNKGFQREQNLQLHRRGHNLPWKLKQRTGKEVRKKVYLCPEPTCVHHDPSRALGDLTGIKKHFSRKHGEKKWKCEKCSKRYAVQSDWKAHSKVCGTREYRCDCGTLFSRRDSFITHRAFCDALAQENNTSSAAARSVMPASINPLLSSLPQLHSHGLQAQSAVKREQDQHQQQLLPPWLSFLPEGGEAASLPTMNLSASPLFSTSSFQQYYSFGQNPNPSSSSTALLPDNFQLQQNTASPHMSATALLQKASEMGATISKSSPSPYFLKPPTHQAHISNETSRDQAILLDDGFGNNESKSSLFHDMMMMSSSHGFGHDHHQVSSSSFGDHHHQQQQQQAFNGIMVDGNFVEINNNNNNPPNNYNKPRSTDNNNEGLTRDFLGLRAPFSSAAASHGGHGDLFSINMVGLDHHHHVSTSSSSPAAYNNGQQNDQNQTSWQG